From Synoicihabitans lomoniglobus, the proteins below share one genomic window:
- the rpmI gene encoding 50S ribosomal protein L35 encodes MQKTKKSIAKRFKLSAKGKLMRRTPGFRHLMATKSSKQKRRASQDKQVPAGRAANLKRGLPHGL; translated from the coding sequence ATGCAAAAGACGAAGAAATCCATCGCCAAGCGCTTCAAATTGTCCGCCAAAGGCAAGTTGATGCGCCGCACACCCGGCTTCCGTCACTTGATGGCCACCAAAAGCTCCAAGCAAAAACGTCGCGCGTCGCAAGACAAGCAAGTGCCTGCTGGCCGAGCTGCCAACCTCAAGCGCGGACTTCCGCACGGTCTCTAA
- a CDS encoding ExbD/TolR family protein produces the protein MASSGGGTNADGTKKARIEIIPLIDVIFFLLATFVLFTLSLNKSGGVPVSLPNTSTSAARDPAGSVTISVTAEGTLAWDKDLISLDDFIDRLQAYHQVMGSDARILINGDQSAFFSQARYVFDEVRKAGITKVEIETRVTPQS, from the coding sequence ATGGCAAGCTCAGGAGGCGGCACCAACGCCGACGGCACCAAGAAGGCGCGCATTGAGATTATTCCTCTCATTGACGTTATCTTCTTCCTGCTCGCGACCTTCGTTCTGTTCACGCTCTCATTGAACAAATCCGGGGGCGTCCCCGTTTCGTTGCCGAACACCAGCACCAGTGCTGCGCGTGATCCGGCCGGTTCAGTGACCATCAGCGTCACCGCCGAAGGCACCCTCGCGTGGGACAAGGACCTCATCTCCCTCGATGACTTCATCGATCGGCTTCAAGCCTACCATCAGGTTATGGGCAGCGACGCCCGCATCCTCATCAATGGCGATCAATCCGCGTTTTTCAGCCAGGCACGCTACGTGTTCGATGAAGTCCGCAAAGCCGGTATCACCAAAGTAGAAATCGAGACCCGGGTCACCCCGCAGTCATAA
- a CDS encoding ATP-binding protein, whose translation MSCATGFSLAQVPEPGSAPPGFAVLLSQAKRLEAHDSKQALVLARAAMAQAPTAKERLEAELVASSALRRLGDYAEAMTVVRAGLAAAEHVADDALLGEFLYLKGRLEWSLADYPSSIETHLQQLAVAQSTGDARLISKAHTGLGLTMESFGETAEAARHLEEALAWAERAGEVRQLAIAHNSLGNHFLGTQDVAQATVHHERALDLRRQLGSTRGIADSLNNLALIDHARGNSAAALVRMDEARAIYERLDLKRYVANVHRRIGSILRETGDFEAALRHLQAGLEAGSSLGSAEVLANLYEELARTHEALADWPEALRFERLRAEATESARSVEARQRVAELNARYETERREHEIDLLRRDQALQAAELRRRRLVTAAMAAGLGVLAVMLVGAVWLQRVRLRQERRVRAATEDARDRAEEAEALKSRLLRIASHDLKAPLATLRATATRIEDDAPSDSVARRLAASMRVDATRMDLLVHDLLDSVSIEGQAFTLHPADFDLASLCAEAVEHLQTVALTKQQALRVEISPDLPLVRGDRERVWQILNNLLSNALKFTPWGGHIELRVLTQTQWISIEIEDDGPGLSPGDMARVFGPYARLSAEPTGGEHSTGLGLHIARELVSLHRGRLEIESQPGQGAIFRVLLPRANSAEAAQEAPADEGGDVVQT comes from the coding sequence ATGAGTTGTGCAACCGGATTCTCGCTGGCGCAGGTTCCGGAACCGGGGAGCGCCCCGCCGGGTTTTGCCGTGCTGTTGTCCCAAGCCAAACGGCTGGAGGCCCATGACTCCAAACAGGCTCTGGTGCTGGCCCGGGCGGCGATGGCGCAAGCCCCGACCGCAAAGGAGCGTCTTGAGGCCGAGTTGGTGGCTTCCTCGGCGTTGCGTCGTCTGGGGGATTATGCGGAGGCGATGACCGTCGTGCGGGCCGGACTGGCCGCAGCGGAACATGTCGCTGACGATGCGTTGCTGGGAGAGTTCCTCTACCTGAAGGGGCGGCTGGAATGGAGTCTGGCGGATTACCCTTCCTCGATCGAAACGCACTTGCAGCAGTTGGCGGTCGCACAGTCGACCGGAGATGCCCGGCTCATTTCCAAAGCGCACACGGGTTTGGGACTGACGATGGAGAGTTTTGGCGAGACGGCGGAGGCGGCGAGACACCTGGAGGAAGCACTTGCATGGGCGGAGCGAGCGGGAGAGGTGCGGCAGTTGGCCATCGCCCACAACAGTTTGGGCAACCATTTCCTTGGCACACAGGATGTCGCGCAAGCTACCGTGCATCACGAACGTGCCCTCGACTTGCGACGGCAGTTGGGGAGCACGCGGGGCATCGCCGACTCTTTGAACAACCTGGCTCTCATTGACCACGCCCGGGGCAACTCGGCCGCCGCCCTCGTGCGCATGGACGAGGCCCGGGCGATCTATGAACGCCTCGACCTGAAGCGCTATGTGGCCAATGTGCATCGGCGTATCGGCAGCATCCTGCGCGAGACGGGTGATTTTGAAGCAGCCTTGCGCCATCTTCAGGCGGGACTGGAGGCGGGATCGTCGCTCGGCAGCGCCGAAGTGTTGGCCAACCTCTACGAGGAACTCGCCCGCACGCACGAAGCGCTGGCCGACTGGCCGGAAGCACTGCGCTTCGAAAGGTTGCGGGCCGAGGCCACGGAAAGCGCGCGATCCGTGGAGGCCCGACAACGGGTGGCGGAACTCAACGCCCGCTACGAAACGGAACGGCGGGAGCACGAAATTGACCTGTTGCGCCGGGATCAGGCGTTGCAGGCGGCGGAGCTACGCCGTCGCCGACTGGTCACCGCGGCGATGGCGGCCGGCTTGGGTGTGCTGGCGGTGATGCTGGTCGGGGCGGTTTGGTTGCAACGGGTGCGACTCCGGCAGGAACGGCGGGTGAGAGCTGCCACGGAGGATGCCCGGGATCGGGCCGAAGAGGCGGAAGCCTTGAAATCCCGACTCTTGCGCATCGCTTCACACGATTTGAAAGCCCCATTGGCGACATTGCGGGCGACGGCCACCCGGATCGAGGACGATGCTCCGTCCGACTCCGTCGCGCGGCGCCTGGCCGCGAGCATGCGCGTCGATGCCACGCGCATGGACCTCTTGGTGCATGATTTGTTGGATTCCGTTTCGATCGAGGGGCAGGCCTTTACGCTGCATCCCGCCGACTTTGATCTGGCGTCGCTTTGCGCGGAGGCGGTCGAGCATCTCCAAACGGTGGCGCTCACGAAACAACAGGCCTTGCGCGTGGAAATATCTCCCGATTTGCCGCTCGTGCGGGGCGATCGCGAACGGGTATGGCAGATCCTCAACAATTTGTTGAGCAACGCCCTGAAGTTTACGCCTTGGGGCGGGCACATCGAACTGCGGGTGTTGACGCAGACACAGTGGATCTCGATCGAGATCGAAGACGACGGCCCCGGTTTGTCTCCCGGCGACATGGCACGGGTCTTCGGACCCTACGCCCGTTTGTCGGCTGAACCCACGGGCGGCGAACACTCGACCGGGCTCGGCCTCCACATTGCGCGCGAGCTGGTCTCCCTTCATCGGGGTCGATTGGAAATCGAGTCGCAGCCCGGCCAAGGGGCAATTTTTCGCGTGCTGTTGCCGCGGGCGAATTCAGCCGAGGCCGCGCAGGAGGCACCAGCGGACGAGGGTGGGGATGTCGTGCAGACCTAG
- the rplT gene encoding 50S ribosomal protein L20 gives MPRATNAPAALKRRKKVLNHAKGYYARKSKLYRYAKDAVDHAWQHAYRDRKKKKTLARQLWIVRLNASVRAQGMSYSRFVEGLHAANIDLDRKVLADLAVRDEVAFNAVVKQAQDALKAKVAAAAQA, from the coding sequence ATGCCTCGTGCCACTAATGCTCCCGCCGCGCTCAAGCGCCGCAAAAAGGTCCTCAACCACGCGAAGGGTTACTACGCGCGTAAGTCGAAGCTCTATCGCTATGCGAAAGACGCCGTCGATCACGCCTGGCAACACGCCTACCGCGACCGCAAGAAGAAGAAGACGCTCGCCCGTCAGCTCTGGATCGTTCGCCTCAACGCGTCCGTCCGGGCCCAAGGCATGAGCTACTCCCGCTTCGTCGAGGGTCTCCACGCCGCCAACATCGACCTGGACCGCAAGGTGCTGGCCGATCTCGCCGTCCGCGACGAAGTCGCTTTTAACGCCGTGGTCAAACAAGCCCAGGACGCGTTGAAGGCCAAGGTCGCTGCCGCCGCGCAGGCCTGA
- a CDS encoding TonB-dependent receptor domain-containing protein codes for MNFTVNSQRVRLAVLGGLFAPLVFAQTAPSDEVLKLDAFTVTGSNLSRALEEASVPMSTFSPVDIEALGASTIADIVAALPFSQNIGFNETSTGPNDARGDVATINLRNLGTGRTLVLLNGRRMSAHGVTPGTPPIQFVNLNSIPVAAVSQIDILRDGASAIYGSDAIGGVMNTRLRRDFTGVELSVKGMWGDPAPNDYTVDLSGGFASGDDRTHLGIFLSYFKREHLAAADRPYAADADKRLIVDEPFASNSRFNRMSSSGPEGRFTAQTDSGATVGVPGVTPTSGSARGRFYVDPETGQLSSGTGPSAFYDFQEDGWLLPDTERLSLFTTIDHEVSEVMDLFAELSFYQADSHGQTAATPISSGTDGVVVPKTNYYNPVGSRFYGPGTANPSGTPRDVLIRNYRPTEIGPRTYDTSLESYRGVVGLRGRIASGWDWETAVLHMTGKTDQVNNNYMSQSLLEAQLALDTPDAFNPFGGANANSPAQYENFVIDIWDRGTGTVTSWDGKISGDMVDLPAGPMATVMGVEVRNESMKQVNDPFGLADDVIAQSEQIDINASRRMYGFYTESLLPLVSESNRASGVHSLDLRVAARYENYEDFDALKPAAALSWRIYEGLMIRASYNEGFRAPSVAELYQPQRARRNDGLIDGARTGEEDAEGTVTKRVVTGGNPTLQPEESQSYNIGFVLDVPKVEGLSLSMDVFQIESTDRIDNPDAQDELDMDEMRWLANGGSNPRVLREARTAADVAAGIPGRLIEIQGTYYNLQSRTIEGVDASLVWVMPATSIGRFTFKAEGTYTSKLEDIDRDGNVSNPIRQGGNPRTKGLISASWRRGDWSAYLSGKYISDYENSSTYDTTDANGDVQKIILDAQWIANASVGYRFGEGSMLHGTSVRVGVNNLLDEAPPLYLSASDGYDSSYHDAKGRQWFVQLTHKF; via the coding sequence ATGAACTTCACAGTGAACTCGCAGCGCGTGCGCTTGGCCGTGCTGGGCGGACTTTTCGCCCCTCTGGTTTTCGCCCAGACCGCCCCCTCGGACGAGGTGCTTAAGTTGGACGCATTTACCGTCACCGGCTCCAACCTCTCCCGCGCCCTCGAGGAGGCGTCCGTGCCGATGAGCACGTTTTCGCCGGTCGACATCGAGGCGCTCGGCGCCAGCACGATCGCCGATATCGTGGCGGCCCTGCCGTTTTCGCAGAACATCGGCTTCAATGAAACTTCGACGGGCCCCAACGACGCCCGCGGCGACGTTGCCACCATCAACCTGCGCAATCTCGGCACGGGCCGGACCTTGGTGTTGCTCAACGGTCGACGGATGTCGGCCCACGGGGTGACGCCGGGCACGCCGCCGATCCAATTCGTCAACCTCAACTCCATCCCGGTGGCCGCCGTCAGCCAGATCGACATCCTGCGCGACGGTGCCTCGGCCATTTATGGTTCCGATGCGATCGGCGGCGTGATGAACACTCGCCTGCGTCGGGACTTCACCGGAGTCGAATTGAGCGTCAAAGGCATGTGGGGTGACCCGGCGCCCAACGACTACACGGTCGATCTTTCCGGAGGTTTCGCCTCGGGAGACGACCGCACTCACCTCGGGATATTCTTATCCTACTTCAAACGCGAACACCTCGCTGCGGCGGATCGCCCTTACGCGGCGGATGCCGACAAACGACTGATTGTCGACGAACCCTTCGCCTCCAACAGCCGCTTTAATCGCATGTCGTCTTCGGGGCCCGAGGGGCGTTTCACCGCCCAAACGGATTCCGGCGCCACCGTCGGCGTGCCGGGGGTGACCCCGACTTCTGGCTCGGCCCGCGGCCGGTTTTATGTGGATCCCGAAACGGGTCAGCTCAGCTCGGGCACCGGTCCCAGCGCGTTTTACGATTTCCAGGAGGACGGCTGGTTGTTGCCGGATACCGAGCGCCTTTCCTTGTTCACGACCATCGACCACGAGGTCAGCGAGGTGATGGATCTGTTTGCGGAATTGTCCTTCTACCAAGCCGACTCGCACGGCCAGACCGCCGCCACGCCGATCTCCTCCGGCACCGATGGCGTCGTCGTGCCCAAGACCAACTACTACAATCCTGTGGGCTCGCGTTTCTACGGCCCGGGCACGGCGAATCCGTCGGGCACACCGCGCGATGTGCTCATTCGCAACTACCGTCCCACGGAGATTGGGCCCCGCACCTATGACACCTCGCTGGAAAGTTACCGCGGCGTCGTCGGATTACGCGGTCGCATCGCGAGTGGTTGGGACTGGGAGACCGCGGTCCTGCACATGACCGGCAAGACCGATCAGGTGAACAACAACTACATGTCGCAGAGCCTGCTGGAGGCCCAACTCGCTCTCGACACGCCCGACGCCTTCAATCCGTTCGGAGGCGCCAACGCCAATTCACCGGCTCAGTATGAAAACTTCGTCATCGACATCTGGGATCGCGGCACCGGCACGGTCACGAGTTGGGACGGCAAGATTTCCGGCGACATGGTGGATCTTCCGGCCGGGCCCATGGCCACGGTGATGGGCGTCGAAGTGCGCAACGAGAGCATGAAGCAGGTCAATGATCCCTTCGGACTCGCCGACGATGTCATCGCGCAATCCGAGCAAATCGACATCAACGCCAGCCGACGCATGTATGGTTTTTACACCGAATCACTGTTGCCGCTCGTGAGTGAGTCCAACCGTGCGTCCGGCGTGCACAGTTTGGATCTGCGCGTCGCCGCCCGTTACGAAAACTACGAGGATTTCGATGCTCTCAAGCCCGCCGCCGCGTTGTCCTGGCGCATCTACGAAGGGCTCATGATTCGTGCTTCCTACAACGAGGGATTTCGTGCTCCCAGTGTCGCCGAGCTTTATCAACCGCAGCGCGCCCGGCGCAATGACGGGCTCATCGACGGGGCCCGCACCGGTGAAGAAGACGCCGAAGGCACGGTCACCAAACGAGTCGTGACCGGCGGCAACCCCACGCTGCAGCCCGAGGAGTCACAGTCCTACAATATCGGCTTCGTGCTGGATGTTCCCAAGGTGGAGGGGCTCTCGCTCTCGATGGATGTTTTCCAAATCGAATCCACCGACCGTATCGACAATCCCGATGCCCAGGACGAGTTGGACATGGATGAAATGCGGTGGCTCGCCAACGGCGGCAGCAATCCCCGCGTGCTGCGCGAGGCCCGGACCGCCGCCGATGTGGCGGCGGGGATTCCCGGTCGCTTGATCGAAATCCAGGGCACCTACTACAACCTGCAGTCGCGCACCATTGAAGGCGTCGACGCGTCGCTCGTCTGGGTGATGCCCGCGACTTCCATCGGCCGGTTCACGTTCAAGGCTGAAGGCACCTACACCTCCAAACTCGAGGACATCGATCGGGACGGCAACGTTTCGAACCCGATCCGCCAGGGCGGCAATCCCCGCACCAAGGGACTGATATCCGCTTCGTGGCGCCGGGGCGACTGGTCCGCGTATCTGAGTGGTAAATACATCAGCGACTACGAGAACAGCTCGACCTACGATACGACCGACGCCAACGGCGACGTGCAGAAAATCATTCTCGACGCGCAATGGATCGCCAACGCTTCGGTGGGTTACCGTTTTGGCGAGGGTTCGATGCTGCACGGCACGTCGGTGCGGGTGGGCGTCAACAACCTTCTCGACGAGGCTCCACCGCTCTACCTGTCGGCTTCCGACGGATACGACTCCAGCTATCACGATGCCAAGGGCCGCCAGTGGTTCGTGCAGCTCACCCACAAGTTCTAG
- a CDS encoding MotA/TolQ/ExbB proton channel family protein codes for MGLSPMEFFKHGGYIMWPIILLSFVIVTVVIERVIFTAREAAHRDRESVEKMLERVEASDFDGAIAVGRKSKDFIARILVYSLTHRDTSMANAFARATNQEMQRFNQGMPTLDTIVTAAPYVGLLGTVTGMMATFAALGSGGDIGANAGAITGGVGEALIATACGLAIAIFGLFPFNYMNSKIAQAKHDVSDASNALELILSKSETSDAKV; via the coding sequence ATGGGCCTTTCTCCTATGGAGTTCTTTAAACATGGTGGATACATCATGTGGCCGATCATCCTCCTCTCGTTTGTGATCGTCACCGTGGTTATCGAACGCGTGATCTTCACCGCTCGTGAAGCCGCCCACCGTGACCGCGAGTCCGTGGAAAAGATGCTCGAACGCGTTGAAGCGTCCGATTTTGACGGTGCGATCGCCGTGGGCCGCAAGTCGAAGGACTTCATCGCCCGCATCCTCGTTTACTCCCTGACCCACCGCGACACGTCGATGGCCAATGCCTTCGCTCGCGCCACCAACCAGGAGATGCAACGCTTCAACCAAGGCATGCCCACGCTCGACACGATCGTGACCGCCGCGCCTTACGTTGGTCTGCTCGGCACCGTTACCGGCATGATGGCGACCTTCGCCGCTCTCGGTTCCGGCGGCGACATCGGCGCCAACGCCGGCGCCATCACCGGTGGTGTGGGTGAAGCCCTCATCGCCACGGCTTGCGGTCTCGCCATCGCCATTTTCGGTCTGTTCCCGTTCAACTACATGAACTCGAAGATCGCTCAGGCGAAGCACGACGTCTCCGACGCCTCCAACGCCCTCGAACTCATCCTCAGCAAGTCCGAGACGTCCGACGCCAAGGTCTAA
- a CDS encoding response regulator transcription factor — protein sequence MSPSSRLSPAPRRFVMVDDSATFRELVQDTLQRRYQPLIFEGYALGRDGIAACCDTPPDLLIVDLYLHDMDGRDIVRELRRQDVNTRILAVTAHPDAGLPADLVQLGVAGFVDKHSPIEQLERAVQRLLDGGMFFSASVRPPAPRLGDEPAVPAAPASVLSEREREVVRLVARGLASKEIGSRLGLSTRTVEKHRARILARLGLHDIPTLVRWCLLRGLG from the coding sequence ATGAGCCCCTCTTCACGCCTTTCGCCCGCCCCGCGCCGCTTCGTGATGGTGGACGACTCGGCGACCTTTCGCGAACTGGTGCAGGACACCCTGCAACGCCGCTACCAACCGCTGATCTTCGAGGGTTACGCACTGGGTCGGGACGGCATCGCCGCCTGTTGCGACACGCCCCCCGACCTGCTCATCGTGGATCTTTATCTGCACGACATGGACGGCCGCGACATCGTGCGCGAGCTCCGTCGCCAAGATGTGAATACACGCATTCTGGCCGTGACCGCCCACCCCGACGCCGGCCTGCCGGCGGACCTCGTCCAGCTCGGCGTCGCGGGCTTCGTCGACAAACACTCCCCCATCGAACAATTGGAGCGAGCGGTGCAACGCCTGCTCGACGGCGGCATGTTTTTCTCCGCTTCGGTTCGCCCTCCCGCCCCCCGGCTCGGCGACGAGCCCGCGGTGCCCGCCGCTCCCGCCTCGGTGTTGAGTGAACGCGAACGAGAAGTTGTGCGCCTGGTCGCGCGCGGACTGGCTTCCAAGGAAATCGGCTCTCGGTTGGGATTGAGCACCCGCACGGTGGAAAAACACCGTGCGCGCATTCTGGCGCGGCTAGGTCTGCACGACATCCCCACCCTCGTCCGCTGGTGCCTCCTGCGCGGCCTCGGCTGA
- the pheS gene encoding phenylalanine--tRNA ligase subunit alpha: MQDQLSALVAQAETELSALASRPDFEAAKARYVGPKGELTGLMKQMGGVPKEERPAMGKLINETKTALQALLDTALTRIEAAEIAAQLGPAIDPSLPSPDPLPGTRHPLTLVREEICGILKKVGFTVVEGPEVETEYYCFDALNTPADHPARDAQDTFYLPTDAAFTNIAKKIPGEKYLLRTHTSSVQIRTMLKGKPPIRIVSPGRVYRRDTVDATHSANFHQLEGLYVDKNVTVSDLKALLDYVLKSLLGSDTKVRFRPHYFGYTEPSFEVDLSAKHLPKVNKEWVEIMGCGMVDPAVFDDVGYDSTVWSGYAFGMGIERIAMMMYGIDDIRYFYQNDLRFLRQFA; this comes from the coding sequence ATGCAAGACCAACTTTCCGCTCTCGTCGCTCAAGCCGAGACCGAACTTTCCGCGCTGGCCAGTCGACCCGACTTCGAGGCGGCCAAAGCCCGCTACGTCGGCCCCAAAGGTGAGCTCACCGGGCTCATGAAACAAATGGGCGGCGTGCCCAAGGAGGAGCGCCCGGCCATGGGCAAGCTCATCAATGAAACCAAAACGGCGCTCCAGGCATTGCTCGACACGGCGCTGACCCGGATCGAGGCCGCCGAGATCGCGGCGCAGCTCGGACCGGCGATTGATCCCAGTTTGCCCTCGCCCGATCCGTTGCCCGGCACGCGTCATCCGCTGACGCTGGTCCGCGAGGAAATTTGCGGCATCCTTAAAAAAGTGGGCTTCACCGTGGTCGAAGGTCCCGAGGTGGAGACCGAGTATTACTGTTTCGACGCGCTCAACACCCCGGCCGATCACCCCGCCCGCGACGCACAGGACACGTTCTACCTGCCGACTGATGCGGCTTTTACCAACATCGCGAAGAAGATTCCCGGGGAAAAGTATCTGCTGCGCACCCACACGTCGTCGGTGCAGATCCGCACCATGTTGAAAGGCAAACCGCCCATTCGCATCGTTTCGCCCGGTCGGGTGTATCGTCGCGATACGGTCGACGCCACGCACTCGGCCAACTTTCACCAACTCGAAGGACTTTACGTCGATAAAAACGTCACGGTTTCGGACCTGAAGGCGCTGCTCGACTACGTGCTCAAATCGCTGCTCGGCTCCGATACCAAGGTGCGTTTTCGCCCGCATTACTTCGGTTACACCGAGCCGAGTTTCGAGGTCGATCTCTCGGCCAAGCACCTGCCCAAAGTCAACAAGGAGTGGGTCGAGATCATGGGTTGCGGCATGGTCGATCCGGCGGTGTTTGACGACGTCGGTTACGACTCCACCGTGTGGAGCGGCTACGCCTTCGGCATGGGCATCGAACGCATCGCCATGATGATGTATGGCATCGATGACATTCGCTACTTCTACCAAAACGACCTCCGCTTTCTCCGCCAATTCGCCTGA
- a CDS encoding gamma-glutamyltransferase family protein — MKIPRLFPLILTWVGATLSAVPPVVDVIPVTGRQAMVVAGHPEATAIGVEVLRAGGNAADAAIAVSLALGVAEPYGSGLGGKLMLLYHHAATGQTYVVDAMDAAPVDLDETAARQWTAAERTRGYTAVAVPGLPAGLAEVHARWATREWGSLVEPARALAERGFRIEPKTRTLFEERRDRLEGDPELASLFLPGGDVPAIGTRLPNPDLARSLAWLAEDGPHSFYEGRLGRKIADGVSGQGGFSRAALAAYAPRITGAVPLDFAGYQLLSSPPPSTGAAMFFPVLKVLEPLLDTSRPLRSAYNLDLIARAWGRVQPRIYAEIADRPDAMDRFAELLDESYIAEQQAWLQSEPAHLPAPALEDANASTTHFVVVDREGNVVTATQSLSLHFGSGRVAPGTGIVLNNSMSNFAYRESDSPNFVAAGQRPRSTICPTLILGPDGTIIALGLPGGSRIPTAMLQVVLDRVLWQRTLDAAIGDVRVHINPAWRNGDVDEIVLETGLSAATRQTLTAAGWTVKEEEDAGTGLYFGGINAIEIAPDGTVTGYADPRRTNFAAGF, encoded by the coding sequence ATGAAAATTCCCCGGTTGTTTCCCCTCATTCTCACCTGGGTCGGTGCCACGCTGTCGGCCGTGCCACCGGTGGTTGACGTGATCCCGGTCACCGGTCGACAGGCCATGGTCGTGGCGGGGCATCCCGAAGCCACGGCCATCGGTGTCGAGGTGTTGCGGGCAGGCGGCAACGCGGCGGACGCGGCGATCGCCGTGTCATTGGCGTTGGGCGTGGCGGAACCCTATGGCTCCGGTTTGGGCGGGAAGTTGATGCTGCTCTATCACCACGCGGCCACGGGACAGACGTATGTGGTGGATGCGATGGATGCCGCCCCGGTCGATCTTGATGAAACCGCCGCCCGGCAATGGACCGCAGCGGAACGCACGCGGGGATACACCGCGGTGGCCGTGCCGGGCTTGCCCGCCGGACTGGCCGAGGTGCATGCCCGCTGGGCCACGCGCGAGTGGGGGAGTTTGGTGGAACCGGCCCGGGCATTGGCGGAACGCGGGTTTCGGATCGAACCCAAAACCCGCACCTTGTTTGAAGAGCGACGGGATCGTCTCGAGGGGGACCCGGAGCTGGCGTCCCTCTTTTTGCCCGGAGGCGATGTGCCGGCAATCGGCACGCGATTGCCCAATCCCGACCTCGCACGCAGTTTGGCCTGGTTGGCGGAAGACGGTCCGCATTCGTTTTATGAGGGCCGACTTGGCCGAAAAATCGCCGATGGCGTGAGTGGGCAGGGTGGGTTTTCCCGTGCAGCTTTGGCAGCCTATGCCCCCCGCATTACCGGAGCGGTCCCGCTTGATTTCGCCGGTTACCAACTGCTCAGCAGTCCGCCGCCTTCGACGGGCGCGGCTATGTTTTTCCCGGTGCTCAAGGTATTGGAACCTCTGTTGGATACCTCACGCCCCCTGCGGTCGGCGTATAATCTCGATCTGATTGCTCGCGCTTGGGGACGCGTTCAGCCCCGCATTTACGCCGAAATCGCCGATCGGCCCGACGCGATGGACCGGTTTGCGGAGCTTTTAGATGAGTCCTATATCGCTGAACAGCAGGCTTGGTTGCAGTCCGAGCCGGCGCATCTCCCGGCTCCGGCGCTGGAAGATGCCAACGCCTCGACCACCCATTTCGTGGTGGTCGACCGGGAGGGAAACGTGGTGACCGCCACGCAGTCCCTCAGCCTGCATTTTGGTTCGGGGCGGGTCGCGCCCGGCACTGGCATCGTGCTCAACAACAGCATGAGCAACTTTGCCTATCGCGAGTCCGATAGTCCCAATTTCGTGGCGGCCGGCCAACGCCCGCGCAGCACCATTTGCCCGACCCTGATCCTCGGCCCCGACGGCACGATTATCGCGCTCGGACTGCCCGGAGGCTCCCGCATACCCACGGCGATGCTCCAGGTGGTGCTCGATCGGGTATTGTGGCAGCGCACGCTGGACGCGGCGATCGGCGACGTCAGGGTTCACATCAACCCCGCTTGGCGCAATGGCGATGTCGACGAGATCGTTCTCGAAACGGGCCTGAGTGCCGCCACGCGGCAGACTCTGACCGCGGCGGGCTGGACCGTGAAGGAGGAAGAGGACGCCGGGACGGGGCTCTATTTTGGCGGGATCAATGCGATTGAGATCGCGCCTGACGGCACCGTGACCGGATACGCCGATCCGCGCCGAACCAACTTCGCCGCAGGCTTTTAG